The Bradysia coprophila strain Holo2 chromosome IV, BU_Bcop_v1, whole genome shotgun sequence genome includes a region encoding these proteins:
- the LOC119066734 gene encoding endoglucanase-5-like encodes MELLKLLLVFGLLCKTIDAETIGQVEENVSFSVNQPWAINDHLSYGFAAAYIEGQDENDWCWGCYELSFTSGPVVGKRMIVQVTNTLEALGPVHFDIQMPGGGVGGVNGCAPQWSPPYDGWGEQFGGVSNITQCDQLPEELQSGCRWRFQWFEDANNPDFTFIPFECPIEITLRSGYIRV; translated from the exons ATGGAGCTCTTAAAATTACTGCTGGTGTTCGGATTGTTATGTAAG ACCATCGACGCCGAAACAATAGGGCAAGTCGAAGAAAATGTCAGCTTTAGCGTGAACCAACCTTGGGCGATTAACGATCATTTATCTTATGGTTTTGCTGCCGCTTACATTGAGGGACAAGATGAAAATGATTGGTGTTGGGGTTGTTATGAACTAAGCTTCACTAGTGGTCCAGTTGTCGGAAAAAGAATGATCGTTCAAGTCACAAACACATTAGAGGCATTAGGG CCTGTTCATTTCGATATTCAAATGCCTGGCGGTGGAGTAGGCGGTGTCAACGGATGTGCTCCGCAATGGAGTCCTCCATATGATGGATGGGGAG AGCAGTTCGGTGGGGTTAGCAATATAACACAATGCGATCAACTTCCAGAAGAGTTACAGTCTGG TTGTAGATGGAGATTCCAATGGTTCGAAGACGCCAACAATCCGGATTTTACATTTATACCCTTTGAGTGTCCAATCGAAATCACATTAAGAAGTGGGTACATACGAGTTTAA